One segment of Solanum lycopersicum chromosome 1, SLM_r2.1 DNA contains the following:
- the LOC101257793 gene encoding large ribosomal subunit protein P1, translating to MSHGEIACTYACLILNDEDIPITAEKISTLVKTANVTVEPYWPLLFAKLAEKKNLGDLIMNVGAGGGGGAAVSVAAPVGGAAAAAAPAAEEKKEEPKEESDDDMGFSLFD from the exons ATGTCGCACGGAGAAATCGCCTGCACTTATGCATGTTTAATCCTCAACGATGAGGATATTCCAATCACC GCAGAGAAAATTTCAACTTTGGTGAAAACTGCAAATGTAACAGTAGAACCTTACTGGCCTTTACTGTTTGCTAAACTTGCTGAGAAGAAAAACCTTGGTGATCTTATCATGAATGTTGGTGCTGGTGGCGGTGGTGGTGCTGCAGTTTCTGTTGCAGCTCCAGTTGGTGGAGCTGCTGCCGCGGCTGCTCCTGCTGCTGAGGAAAAGAAG GAGGAACCTAAGGAAGaaagtgatgatgatatggGATTCAGTCTTTTTGATTAG